One Gossypium hirsutum isolate 1008001.06 chromosome A11, Gossypium_hirsutum_v2.1, whole genome shotgun sequence genomic window carries:
- the LOC107923811 gene encoding uncharacterized protein, protein MAIETVSGNDGDHQSIHMAIPVAAASPDSRLILLNIVSLVIGMFDSLIKALDHPIGVVALGLFEVEAEEGSFLLISFNVNLVTGLGILCTNAIITLMNHLKVSLISQCKCIIISSRILLILLVLSTMLLTIWMAFERQLRIQDIKIGTILLVGRIHNGLYQFDLFDTQQFNTSFVPATVHTAQSRVSPSGDSIFYLWHRRLGHHCNKTITTILQKCNIVSKNCKLSSVCSACQLGKLHKLHFSSFNTVYSAPFDLIVSDL, encoded by the exons ATGGCAATAGAAACAGTCTCTGGTAATGATGGTGATCATCAGTCCATTCACATGGCTATACCTGTAGCTGCTGCTTCTCCTGATTCTAG GCTAATATTGCTCAACATAGTGAGTCTAGTGATCGGCATGTTCGACAGTCTGATCAAGGCTCTCGACCATCCTATAGGGGTGGTGGCTCTAGGGCTTTTCGAGGTAGAGGCCGAGGAAGGAAGTTTCCTCTTAATAAGCTTTAATGTCAACCTTGTGACAGGATTGGGCATACTGTGCACAAATGCTATTATCACTTTGATGAATCATTTGAAGGTGTCTCTTATCAGTCAATGCAAGTGCATTATCATCAGTTCCAGAATTCTTCTAATCCTTCTTGT GCTTTCAACCATGTTACTAACGATCTGGATGGCCTTCGAGAGGCAACTCCGTATACAG GACATCAAGATAGGGACCATATTATTGGTGGGGCGCATTCATAATGGCTTGTACCAATTTGATCTCTTCGACACTCAGCAGTTCAACACTTCTTTTGTTCCAGCTACTGTTCATACAGCACAGTCAAGGGTCTCTCCTTCTGGTGACTCAATTTTTTATCTGTGGCACAGGCGTCTTGGGCACCATTGTAATAAAACTATTACTACAATCCTTCAAAAATGTAATATTGTGTCAAAAAATTGTAAGCTGAGCTCAGTTTGCTCTGCCTGTCAACTTGGGAAATTACataaacttcatttttcttctttcaacaCTGTTTATTCAGCTCCTTTTGATCTTATTGTCTCGGATCTCTAG
- the LOC107924517 gene encoding trimethyltridecatetraene synthase produces MESPSWVSYLIAWLATLALILLSLRFRPRRKLNLPPGPKPWPVIGNLDLIGSLPHRSIHSLSQKYGPLMQLKFGSFPVVVASSVEMAKAFLKTHDVIFAGRPKIAAGEYTTYNYSDITWSPYGPYWRQARKMCMTELFSAKRLESYEYIRREEMKLLLKGFYESSGVPIVLKDHLSDLSLNVISRMVFGKKYTEGTGENEIVTPKEFKEMLDELFLLNGVLDIGDSIPWLRFLDLQGNIKRMKALSKKFDKFLEHVLDEHNARRRDVKDYVAKDMVDVLLQLADDPNLDVKLERHGVKAFSQDLIAGGTESSAVTVEWAISEMLKKPEIFAKATEELDRVIGRERWVEERDIVNLPYIDSIAKETMRLHPVAPMLVPRMTREDCQVDGYDILKGTRALVNVWTIGRDPTVWDNPNEFFPERFIDKTIDVKGHDFQLLPFGAGRRMCPGYPLGIKVIQASLANLLHGFNWKLPGNMTKDDLDMEEIFGLSTPKKCPLQAVAVPKLPLHMYSH; encoded by the exons ATGGAATCCCCATCTTGGGTTTCTTACTTAATCGCATGGCTTGCCACTCTAGCCCTCATCCTCCTCTCCCTCCGTTTCCGCCCCCGTCGAAAACTCAACTTGCCCCCTGGCCCAAAACCATGGCCCGTAATTGGGAACCTTGACCTCATTGGTTCACTTCCCCACAGATCAATCCATTCCCTCTCCCAAAAATATGGTCCACTCATGCAACTCAAATTCGGATCGTTCCCTGTTGTCGTGGCCTCTTCGGTTGAAATGGCCAAAGCCTTCCTTAAAACCCATGATGTTATCTTTGCTGGTCGACCCAAGATCGCGGCAGGAGAGTACACTACTTACAATTACTCTGATATTACTTGGTCACCGTACGGACCATACTGGCGTCAAGCACGAAAAATGTGCATGACAGAACTTTTTAGTGCAAAACGCCTTGAGTCATACGAGTATATCCGAAGAGAAGAAATGAAATTGTTGCTAAAAGGGTTTTACGAATCTTCCGGTGTCCCAATTGTTTTGAAAGATCATCTTTCAGATTTGAGTCTTAATGTAATAAGTAGGATGGTGTTCGGGAAAAAGTATACAGAGGGGACCGGTGAAAATGAGATCGTGACCCCGAAGGAGTTCAAGGAGATGCTTGATGAGTTATTCCTACTTAACGGAGTATTGGATATCGGGGACTCGATTCCCTGGCTAAGGTTCTTGGACTTGCAAGGCAATATTAAGAGAATGAAGGCCTTGAGCAAGAAGTTCGACAAATTCTTGGAGCATGTTTTGGATGAACATAACGCTAGGCGAAGAGATGTTAAAGATTATGTTGCCAAGGATATGGTGGATGTGCTTTTGCAACTTGCTGATGATCCCAATCTTGATGTCAAGCTTGAAAGGCATGGAGTCAAGGCATTTAGTCAG GACTTGATAGCTGGAGGGACCGAGAGTTCAGCAGTGACTGTGGAATGGGCAATTTCAGAGATGTTGAAGAAGCCAGAAATATTTGCCAAGGCTACAGAAGAACTAGACAGGGTAATTGGCAGGGAAAGATGGGTAGAAGAAAGGGACATTGTGAACCTACCTTACATCGACTCAATTGCCAAAGAGACTATGCGTTTGCACCCTGTGGCACCCATGCTAGTGCCTCGCATGACCCGTGAAGATTGTCAAGTAGATGGTTACGACATTCTCAAGGGCACTAGAGCTCTTGTAAATGTGTGGACAATTGGGAGAGACCCCACGGTTTGGGATAACCCCAATGAATTTTTCCCTGAGAGATTCATTGACAAGACCATTGATGTGAAAGGTCATGATTTTCAACTGTTGCCATTTGGGGCTGGAAGGAGGATGTGCCCTGGATATCCTCTCGGGATTAAGGTCATTCAAGCAAGTTTGGCTAATCTTTTACATGGATTTAATTGGAAGTTGCCTGGTAACATGACAAAAGATGATCTCGATATGGAGGAGATCTTTGGCCTCTCCACCCCAAAAAAATGTCCACTACAAGCTGTGGCAGTGCCTAAGCTCCCACTTCATATGTACTCCCactga